In Propionimicrobium sp. PCR01-08-3, one DNA window encodes the following:
- a CDS encoding GNAT family N-acetyltransferase gives MNTTSIRITATTDVEALIVPHRASMKVAYAGYFCTPFPADDTLRDEWRVLHESGATTLLATIDGRPAGVLAWRVADGEGWLHRLYVHPDFQGQGVGRALHDRALASLRELGCTRANLWVLAVNKPAVELYEHWGWRQIPERPHSPFGLDEWHFSYDLGPQS, from the coding sequence ATGAATACGACTTCGATACGGATCACTGCGACCACCGACGTCGAGGCTCTCATCGTGCCGCACCGGGCGTCCATGAAGGTCGCCTACGCCGGCTACTTCTGTACCCCATTCCCGGCCGATGACACGCTGCGCGACGAATGGCGGGTCTTACACGAAAGCGGCGCCACCACCTTGCTGGCCACCATTGATGGACGACCGGCCGGCGTGCTGGCCTGGCGAGTGGCGGACGGCGAAGGCTGGCTGCACCGGCTCTATGTGCATCCTGATTTTCAGGGGCAGGGGGTCGGACGCGCGCTGCATGACCGTGCGCTGGCAAGTCTTCGCGAACTCGGCTGCACGCGGGCGAATCTGTGGGTGCTGGCGGTCAACAAGCCGGCGGTCGAACTCTATGAGCATTGGGGGTGGCGTCAGATTCCCGAACGGCCGCACTCACCATTCGGTCTGGACGAATGGCACTTCAGCTACGACCTCGGGCCCCAATCTTGA
- a CDS encoding FAD-linked oxidase C-terminal domain-containing protein: MLRQLRESLGEEAVITDSAALQARCHDRSGTPAPGMPLAVVRPTSTDDVSTVLRMAYEHGISVVPQGALTGLAGGANALPGSILLDLTAMSAIVRIDPVDLVAVVQPGVVTADLAAAAAARGLFYAPDPASATESTIGGNVATNAGGMRCVKYGVTRDAVRSLEIVLANGDVVRTAPPTVKKVGGLDLTSLIVGCEGTLAVVTEVTVGLLPAPGPVRGITASFDSRDAALDAANEIMVRPHRPSTLEFMDETVIGATVAYDPAAGLPTAAKGWLLVLTDSELQGADDIADYVSVAREHGAMMIDTATDPERVDELLKARRLLNPAMHELRGDSLNEDVSVPRSRLPELMTRLDELSADCGLPIGTAGHVGDGNLHPVICFDPDDPEQTRVAHQTHERVLALASELGGTVTGEHGIGLEKLSAVDTELGPRVRDLQRGIKQVLDPSGILNPGKKF, translated from the coding sequence ATGCTGAGGCAATTGCGTGAGTCGTTGGGCGAGGAGGCAGTGATCACGGACTCGGCGGCGTTGCAGGCGCGATGCCATGACCGGTCGGGGACTCCCGCCCCGGGAATGCCGCTGGCAGTGGTGCGTCCGACAAGCACGGACGATGTTTCGACCGTGCTGCGCATGGCGTATGAGCATGGCATCTCTGTGGTGCCCCAGGGTGCGCTCACCGGTTTGGCCGGCGGAGCCAATGCGCTGCCCGGCTCGATCCTGCTCGATCTGACAGCCATGAGTGCGATTGTCCGCATCGACCCCGTCGATCTGGTGGCAGTTGTGCAGCCGGGGGTCGTCACCGCCGATCTGGCGGCTGCCGCCGCCGCGAGGGGCCTGTTTTATGCACCGGACCCGGCTTCGGCCACCGAATCCACCATCGGTGGGAACGTGGCCACCAACGCCGGCGGCATGCGCTGCGTGAAGTACGGTGTCACCCGCGACGCGGTCCGCTCACTTGAAATCGTGCTTGCCAATGGCGATGTGGTGCGCACCGCGCCGCCCACCGTCAAGAAGGTGGGCGGGCTCGATCTCACGTCGCTGATCGTGGGTTGTGAGGGAACCCTGGCCGTGGTCACCGAGGTCACCGTCGGTCTGCTGCCGGCGCCCGGTCCGGTGAGAGGAATCACCGCGAGCTTCGACTCCCGCGACGCTGCCCTGGACGCGGCTAACGAGATCATGGTGCGCCCGCACCGGCCCAGCACCTTGGAGTTCATGGACGAGACCGTGATCGGTGCCACCGTCGCCTACGACCCGGCGGCAGGCCTCCCGACCGCCGCCAAGGGATGGCTGCTCGTCCTCACCGATTCCGAGCTTCAGGGCGCCGACGACATCGCCGACTATGTTTCGGTCGCCCGCGAGCACGGCGCCATGATGATCGACACCGCGACCGACCCCGAACGGGTGGACGAGCTGCTCAAGGCGCGGAGGCTACTCAACCCGGCGATGCACGAGTTGCGCGGCGACAGCCTGAACGAGGATGTATCCGTGCCGCGAAGCAGGCTGCCGGAACTGATGACTCGGCTTGACGAGCTTTCCGCCGATTGCGGGCTTCCCATCGGCACCGCAGGCCACGTCGGCGACGGCAACCTACACCCGGTAATCTGCTTCGACCCGGACGATCCCGAGCAGACCAGGGTTGCGCATCAGACCCATGAGCGGGTTCTGGCGTTGGCGAGTGAACTCGGTGGCACGGTCACCGGAGAGCACGGCATCGGGTTGGAGAAGCTGAGTGCCGTCGATACCGAACTCGGGCCGAGGGTGCGTGATCTGCAGCGCGGCATCAAGCAGGTGCTGGACCCGTCCGGCATCCTGAACCCCGGCAAGAAGTTCTGA